A window from Deltaproteobacteria bacterium encodes these proteins:
- a CDS encoding FAD-binding protein: protein MGEVRPLDPADQEALHEAAGEGALVEHAPLEVDGCPLAVSLRPPDAGALARALAVLAERGLGAVVRGGGSRLGLGNPPRGARLLLDTGALDGIVELDAAEGVLCARAGTPLATLRAALETGGWELPFDPPGAGATLGGVLASAAMGPRHGGYGKPRDVVLGIEMVLGDGLRARAGGRVVKNVTGYDLTRLQVGALGTLGVITSAWVRLRPRPAQLAVLSGALGGGAERWERALAAARLPAVRAAALVDPVLAATLEPSRTAGAGWLLLVELGGDEPAVAQDARLLAERCGAAPASPGAIGRLRALQGETFGPVGLRFRLAVLPDRLDAVSERLRRAGAALLVLPGSGLVFARCALDSEADAAGVDRAWRAAREAARVGEGIAVLEVAPAWAKGARDVFGDAPGTAPLLRALKQRFDPAGVLNPGRGPGLL, encoded by the coding sequence GTGGGCGAGGTCCGGCCGCTCGATCCCGCCGACCAGGAGGCGCTGCACGAGGCGGCCGGCGAGGGCGCGCTCGTCGAGCACGCGCCCCTCGAGGTGGACGGGTGTCCGCTCGCCGTCTCCCTGCGGCCGCCCGACGCCGGTGCGCTGGCGCGCGCGCTGGCCGTGCTCGCCGAGCGCGGGCTCGGCGCCGTGGTGCGCGGCGGCGGGAGCCGGCTCGGGCTCGGCAACCCCCCGCGCGGCGCGCGCCTGCTGCTCGACACCGGCGCGCTCGACGGCATCGTCGAGCTCGACGCCGCCGAGGGGGTCCTGTGCGCGCGTGCGGGCACGCCGCTCGCCACCCTGCGCGCCGCGCTCGAGACCGGTGGCTGGGAGCTGCCCTTCGACCCGCCCGGCGCCGGGGCGACGCTCGGCGGCGTGCTCGCCAGCGCTGCTATGGGCCCGCGCCACGGCGGCTACGGCAAGCCGCGCGACGTCGTGCTCGGCATCGAGATGGTGCTCGGCGACGGGCTGCGCGCGCGCGCGGGCGGCCGCGTCGTGAAGAACGTCACGGGCTACGACCTGACCCGCCTCCAGGTGGGCGCGCTCGGCACGCTCGGGGTGATCACCTCGGCCTGGGTGCGGCTGCGCCCCCGGCCCGCGCAGCTCGCCGTGCTCTCGGGCGCGCTCGGGGGCGGCGCGGAGCGCTGGGAGCGCGCGCTCGCCGCGGCGCGGCTCCCCGCGGTGCGCGCGGCCGCCCTCGTCGACCCGGTCCTCGCCGCGACGCTCGAGCCGAGCCGGACCGCCGGCGCGGGCTGGCTCTTGCTCGTCGAGCTTGGCGGCGACGAGCCGGCCGTGGCGCAGGACGCGCGGCTGCTCGCGGAGCGCTGCGGCGCCGCGCCCGCGAGCCCGGGCGCGATCGGGCGCCTGCGCGCGCTCCAGGGCGAGACCTTCGGCCCCGTCGGCCTGCGCTTCCGGCTGGCCGTCCTGCCGGACCGACTCGACGCGGTGTCGGAACGGCTCCGGCGCGCCGGCGCGGCGCTGCTCGTCCTGCCCGGCTCGGGCCTCGTCTTCGCGCGCTGCGCGCTCGACTCCGAGGCGGACGCCGCGGGCGTCGACCGCGCCTGGCGGGCGGCGCGCGAGGCGGCGCGGGTGGGCGAGGGGATCGCGGTGCTCGAGGTGGCTCCCGCCTGGGCCAAGGGCGCGCGCGACGTCTTCGGCGACGCGCCCGGCACGGCGCCGCTCCTGCGCGCGCTCAAGCAGCGCTTCGATCCGGCCGGCGTCCTGAACCCCGGCCGCGGCCCGGGGCTCCTGTGA
- a CDS encoding FAD-binding protein, producing MSPPSREAPGALLEALRAIVGAERCLSREAELVAWECDALTLHGSRPAAVVLPRDKHEVVRVVRACRRFATPFVARGAGTGLSGGATAQEGGVVIECARLDRILAIDAGNRLAVVEPGVVNAALSAAARPHGLFYAPDPSSQLACTIGGNVAESSGGPHTLKYGTTAHHVLALELVLPDGELVRIGSPTGFAPGPDLVGAVVGSEGTLGVVVEATVRLTPVPAASETLLAIFQDVVSACRAVGAVITSGLVPAAMEIVDRRTIAAVEASVYAAGLPRDAGAVLLVELDGPGVALPAQVERIRALCAAEGARVERARDEAERERFWRARKGAFGAMGRIAPDLYVHDAVVPRSKLPEVLEQVGAICDRRGLRLANVFHAGDGNLHPNISFDRRDPDELARVLAAGREILEACVAAGGAISGEHGIGTEKRDYMGLVFTEDDLEAQRRLRAAFDPGGVCNPGKVLPTPRFCVEANPKARGYDRVPL from the coding sequence GTGAGCCCGCCGAGCCGCGAGGCCCCGGGCGCGCTCCTCGAGGCGCTGCGCGCGATCGTGGGCGCCGAGCGCTGCCTGTCGCGCGAGGCCGAGCTGGTCGCCTGGGAGTGCGACGCGCTCACCCTGCACGGAAGCCGCCCCGCGGCGGTCGTGCTGCCGCGCGACAAGCACGAGGTGGTGCGGGTCGTGCGCGCCTGCCGGCGCTTCGCGACGCCCTTCGTCGCGCGCGGCGCCGGCACCGGCCTCTCGGGCGGCGCCACGGCCCAGGAGGGCGGCGTCGTGATCGAGTGCGCGCGCCTCGACCGGATCCTCGCGATCGACGCCGGGAACCGGCTCGCGGTCGTGGAGCCGGGGGTCGTGAACGCCGCGCTCTCCGCGGCGGCACGCCCGCACGGGCTCTTCTACGCCCCGGATCCCTCGAGCCAGCTCGCGTGCACGATCGGGGGCAACGTCGCCGAGAGCTCGGGCGGCCCGCATACGCTGAAGTACGGCACCACCGCGCACCACGTGCTCGCGCTCGAGCTCGTGCTGCCCGACGGCGAGCTCGTGCGAATCGGCTCGCCGACCGGCTTCGCGCCGGGCCCGGACCTGGTGGGCGCCGTCGTCGGCAGCGAGGGGACGCTCGGGGTGGTGGTCGAGGCGACGGTGCGGCTCACGCCGGTCCCCGCGGCCAGCGAGACGCTGCTCGCGATCTTCCAGGACGTCGTGTCGGCGTGCCGCGCGGTGGGCGCCGTCATCACGAGCGGGCTCGTGCCCGCCGCGATGGAGATCGTCGACCGCCGCACGATCGCGGCGGTGGAGGCAAGCGTCTACGCCGCCGGGCTCCCGCGCGACGCCGGCGCCGTGCTGCTGGTCGAGCTCGACGGCCCCGGCGTCGCGCTGCCGGCGCAGGTCGAGCGGATCCGCGCGCTCTGCGCGGCCGAGGGCGCGCGCGTCGAGCGCGCGCGCGACGAGGCCGAGCGCGAGCGCTTCTGGCGCGCGCGCAAGGGCGCCTTCGGCGCGATGGGCCGGATCGCGCCCGACCTCTACGTGCACGACGCGGTGGTGCCGCGCTCGAAGCTCCCCGAGGTGCTCGAGCAGGTCGGCGCGATCTGCGACCGGCGCGGCCTGCGCCTCGCGAACGTCTTCCACGCCGGCGACGGGAACCTCCACCCGAACATCTCCTTCGACCGCCGCGACCCCGACGAGCTGGCGCGGGTGCTCGCCGCCGGCCGCGAGATCCTCGAGGCCTGCGTCGCGGCCGGCGGGGCGATCAGCGGCGAGCACGGCATCGGCACCGAGAAGCGCGACTACATGGGCCTCGTCTTCACCGAGGACGACCTCGAGGCGCAGCGCCGGCTGCGCGCCGCCTTCGACCCGGGCGGCGTCTGCAACCCCGGCAAGGTCCTGCCGACCCCGCGCTTCTGCGTCGAGGCCAACCCGAAGGCGCGCGGCTACGATCGCGTTCCGCTCTGA
- a CDS encoding tetratricopeptide repeat protein gives MKDKDRYWDCLDQAMEASHGGRTDEALAWLDEALKAHPEGAEAHNGRGEILWDESKFDEALAEFELAVKADPKFVAAHLNRAELLVEEFGAHEDAIGHCDRLLAGGGELPRLDRGIEAEVYYLKAKALFYQNDLPGALFLLRRAMKTGGEQDVYRAFEGQLLFEQGRFEEARRQLERAVNLNPDAAHAVYHLGLVLERLGAADEAGRMFERAHALDPELYSVPAELDDETFERTAREALEDLPRSLRETAQRIPVLIEDLPGEELLEQLDQSPQILGIFIGTPRTEAAVTDQPRDLDRIVIFKKNLEKACRDREELLEQIKITVSHELGHYLGLSEEDLERLGLA, from the coding sequence ATGAAGGACAAGGACCGCTACTGGGACTGCCTCGACCAGGCCATGGAGGCCTCGCACGGCGGTCGTACCGACGAGGCGCTCGCGTGGCTCGACGAGGCGCTGAAGGCGCATCCCGAGGGCGCCGAGGCGCACAACGGGCGCGGCGAGATCCTGTGGGACGAGAGCAAGTTCGACGAAGCGCTCGCCGAGTTCGAGCTGGCCGTGAAGGCGGATCCCAAGTTCGTGGCAGCCCACCTGAACCGGGCCGAGCTGCTGGTCGAGGAGTTCGGGGCGCACGAGGACGCGATCGGCCACTGCGACCGCCTGCTCGCCGGCGGCGGCGAGCTGCCGCGTCTCGATCGCGGGATCGAGGCGGAGGTCTACTACCTCAAGGCCAAGGCGCTCTTCTACCAGAACGACCTGCCCGGGGCGCTCTTCCTGCTGCGGCGGGCCATGAAGACGGGCGGCGAGCAGGACGTGTACCGCGCCTTCGAGGGCCAGCTCCTCTTCGAGCAGGGGCGCTTCGAGGAGGCACGGCGGCAGCTCGAGCGGGCCGTCAACCTGAACCCGGACGCGGCCCACGCCGTGTACCACCTGGGGCTCGTGCTCGAGCGGCTCGGTGCCGCCGACGAGGCGGGCCGCATGTTCGAGCGCGCCCACGCCCTCGATCCCGAGCTCTACTCGGTCCCCGCCGAGCTCGACGACGAGACCTTCGAGCGCACCGCGCGCGAGGCGCTCGAGGACCTGCCCCGCTCGCTGCGCGAGACGGCCCAGCGCATCCCGGTCCTGATCGAGGACCTGCCGGGCGAGGAGCTGCTCGAGCAGCTCGACCAGTCGCCCCAGATCCTCGGCATCTTCATCGGCACGCCGCGCACCGAGGCGGCGGTGACCGACCAGCCCCGCGACCTCGACCGGATCGTGATCTTCAAGAAGAACCTCGAGAAGGCCTGCCGCGACCGCGAGGAGCTGCTCGAGCAGATCAAGATCACGGTGAGCCACGAGCTCGGGCACTACCTGGGGCTCAGCGAGGAGGATCTCGAGCGGCTCGGGCTCGCGTGA
- a CDS encoding VanZ family protein, which translates to MGERPQQGSASRLVAALARVLGALPRPVAALATAGWMGFIWWLSSGRIRVRPPLPASDFFFNLAHAPVFGFLAALAAVALAPRPLPRSWPDPGRRARVAAFAIVMGWAALDELHQAGVAGRSASPLDFLTDAAGAAGVLWIAAYAGRPSAHEQGLRRRLAIAAALCLAAALTTSLTDRS; encoded by the coding sequence ATGGGGGAGCGCCCGCAGCAGGGCTCTGCATCGCGGCTCGTGGCTGCGCTCGCGCGCGTCCTCGGGGCGCTGCCGCGTCCCGTGGCCGCGCTCGCGACCGCGGGCTGGATGGGCTTCATCTGGTGGCTCTCGAGCGGCCGGATCCGGGTGCGGCCGCCGCTGCCGGCCTCCGACTTCTTCTTCAACCTCGCCCACGCGCCGGTCTTCGGCTTCCTGGCCGCGCTGGCCGCGGTCGCCCTGGCGCCGAGGCCGCTCCCGCGCTCGTGGCCGGATCCGGGCCGGCGCGCGCGGGTCGCTGCCTTCGCGATCGTGATGGGCTGGGCGGCCCTCGACGAGCTCCACCAGGCCGGCGTGGCCGGCCGCAGCGCCTCGCCGCTCGACTTCCTCACCGACGCCGCCGGCGCCGCCGGCGTGCTCTGGATCGCCGCTTACGCCGGACGCCCGTCGGCGCACGAGCAGGGCCTGCGCCGGCGGCTCGCGATCGCGGCCGCCCTGTGCCTCGCGGCCGCGCTCACGACGTCGCTCACCGACCGCTCCTAG